In the Populus trichocarpa isolate Nisqually-1 chromosome 1, P.trichocarpa_v4.1, whole genome shotgun sequence genome, one interval contains:
- the LOC7468008 gene encoding transcription factor DIVARICATA: MKWEMGILSPASYLSSTNWLLEESKNTKWTPAENKAFENALAVYDEDTPDRWHKVAAMIPGKTVGDVIKQYKELELDVSYIEAGLIPVPGYSTSPFTLDWVDGNGYDGFKQSYGLGGKRSSTGRPADQERKKGVPWTEEEHKLFLMGLKKYGKGDWRNISRNFVVSRTPTQVASHAQKYFIRQLSGGKDKRRASIHDITTVNLNDARTPSPDNKRPSPDQPGAISQQPNSAAMPRTHFQWNQPNGGGTLAFNSTNANMFMSAPYGISSYGLKMQGQNLPRGAVHDSYIRQQTMGFQMPSAHHYPHG, translated from the exons ATGAAGTGGGAAATGGGAATTCTATCTCCCGCATCGTATCTTTCGAGCACGAATTGGCTACTAGAAGAGAGCAAGAACACAAAATGGACTCCAGCAGAGAACAAGGCGTTTGAGAATGCTCTTGCAGTTTATGACGAGGACACTCCTGATAGATGGCACAAGGTGGCAGCTATGATTCCAGGGAAGACAGTAGGGGATGTGATAAAGCAGTACAAGGAATTAGAACTTGATGTTAGCTACATAGAGGCAGGGCTGATTCCAGTTCCTGGATATAGCACCTCTCCATTCACATTGGATTGGGTTGATGGCAATGGCTATGATGGGTTTAAACAATCTTATGGCCTTGGTGGAAAGAGATCTTCAACAGGTCGACCTGCTGAtcaggagagaaagaaaggtgTTCCATGGACAGAGGAAGAGCACAA GCTGTTTCTGATGGGCTTGAAGAAGTATGGCAAGGGGGACTGGAGAAACATATCTCGCAATTTTGTTGTCAGTAGAACGCCGACTCAGGTGGCTAGTCATGCGCAGAAGTATTTTATCAGGCAGCTTTCAGGAGGGAAAGATAAGAGGAGAGCCAGTATTCATGATATAACAACTGTCAATCTCAACGACGCGAGAACTCCATCACCGGACAATAAAAGACCTTCACCTGATCAACCTGGGGCGATTTCTCAGCAGCCCAATTCTGCTGCCATGCCTAGAACACATTTTCAATGGAATCAACCCAACGGTGGAGGAACCTTAGCTTTTAATTCAACAAATGCAAATATGTTCATGTCTGCTCCTTATGGGATTAGCTCATATGGGCTTAAAATGCAAGGCCAAAATCTGCCTAGAGGAGCTGTTCATGACTCTTACATTAGACAGCAAACCATGGGTTTTCAGATGCCATCAGCGCACCACTACCCCCATGGATGA
- the LOC7468006 gene encoding sugar transport protein 8 — protein MAGLSMAESGGGRDLPSKLTWQVFICCIIAASGGLMFGYDIGISGGVTSMDDFLEKFFPSVYLKKHEAREDNYCKYDNQFLQLFTSSLYLAAIVSSFIASFFCKKFGRKPTIQAASIFFLAGAVLNAVAVELGMLIAGRICLGVGVGFGNQAVPLFISEIAPAKYRGGLNICFQLLITIGILMANLINYATSKVHPYGWRISLGCAAVPAIILAIGSLVIMETPTSLLERGKNEEALRVLRKIRGVDNVDKEYAEILNAIELAKQVKHPFRNLMSRSNRPQLICGTVLQFFQQFTGINVVMFYAPVLFQTMGYGSDGSLLSAVVTDLVNVLSTLVAVFLVDIIGRRVLLIEACLQMLAAQSIMGRILAVHLKSANIMPKGSAKLVVILVCVFVSGFAWSWGPLGWLIPSEIFPLETRSAGFFFAVGMNMFCTFLVAQAFLTMLCHMRSGIFFFFAAWIVVMGIFAIFFLPETKGIPIDEMNERVWKKHWFWKRYYEDSDINKRSQEIQHKSEEESLE, from the exons ATGGCTGGTTTATCCATGGCTGAATCAGGTGGTGGCCGAGACTTGCCTTCCAAGCTTACATGGCAGGTCTTCATTTGCTGCATCATTGCAGCCTCCGGTGGTCTCATGTTTGGTTATGATATTGGCATTTCCG gAGGAGTGACGTCAATGGATGATTTCTTGGAGAAGTTCTTTCCGAGTGTTTATCTCAAGAAGCACGAGGCAAGAGAGGATAACTACTGCAAATATGATAACCAATTTCTTCAGCTCTTTACATCTTCACTCTACCTTGCAGCTATTGTTTCTAGTTTTATAGCCTCTTTCTTTTGCAAGAAATTCGGCCGAAAACCCACTATTCAAGCCGCTTCCATCTTCTTTCTTGCTGGAGCCGTTTTAAACGCTGTTGCAGTGGAACTTGGCATGCTGATTGCTGGAAGGATTTGTCTAGGTGTTGGAGTTGGATTTGGCAACCAG GCGGTGCCTTTGTTCATATCAGAAATCGCACCAGCAAAATATAGAGGAGGCCTTAACATTTGTTTTCAGTTGCTAATCACAATAGGCATTCTGATGGCAAATCTGATCAATTATGCTACTTCAAAAGTGCATCCTTATGGCTGGAGAATTTCCCTAGGGTGCGCTGCAGTGCCTGCTATAATTCTCGCCATTGGATCTCTTGTAATCATGGAAACCCCCACGAGCCTTTTAGAGCGGGGAAAGAATGAAGAAGCTCTGCGTGTTTTAAGGAAGATTAGAGGTGTTGACAATGTAGACAAAGAATATGCAGAGATTTTGAATGCTATTGAATTGGCCAAACAAGTCAAACACCCTTTCAGAAATCTCATGAGTCGGTCTAATAGGCCTCAACTTATTTGCGGCACAGTTCTTCAATTCTTCCAGCAGTTCACTGGAATCAATGTTGTGATGTTTTATGCCCCAGTGCTGTTTCAGACTATGGGTTATGGCAGTGATGGGTCACTACTATCAGCTGTAGTCACTGACTTGGTCAATGTACTATCCACATTGGTTGCAGTTTTTCTTGTTGATATTATTGGAAGAAGGGTTTTGCTCATAGAAGCTTGTCTTCAGATGCTTGCTGCCCAG TCCATAATGGGAAGGATTCTTGCTGTGCATTTGAAATCTGCCAATATCATGCCGAAAGGTTCTGCAAAGCTTGTGGTCATCTTGGTCTGTGTATTTGTGTCTGGTTTCGCGTGGTCATGGGGTCCTTTGGGCTGGTTGATTCCCAGCGAAATCTTCCCTCTGGAAACAAGAAGTGCTGGTTTCTTCTTCGCTGTTGGCATGAACATGTTTTGTACCTTCCTTGTTGCTCAAGCATTCCTCACCATGTTATGCCACATGCGATCtgggattttcttcttcttcgctgCCTGGATTGTTGTCATGGGTATTTTTgctattttctttcttcctgAGACGAAGGGGATCCCAATTGACGAAATGAATGAAAGGGTATGGAAGAAGCATTGGTTCTGGAAGAGGTACTATGAGGATTCTGATATTAACAAGAGAAGCCAGGAAATTCAACATAAATCAGAGGAAGAATCACTAGAATAA
- the LOC7478549 gene encoding uncharacterized protein LOC7478549: MKMGIDAKEFQAFMWRVVKFSINTCTALAQKYPFASGVLLSLLILYLFLPSVFFFLIYSLPFLGCTAVFIHYYLNTQRPKIQHGDERKEHGISSIESRRLLQRNVNKNNIDESDAHAVKEEKDMVSPMISNDELIGRTALAEEKPKIIMEEKESRALNSGESSSHNVSIGENISELGQAPNPDAVSCDGFNEQPTKLQVGGEVELESSSSEADDDDEEEESEKGGENAVQWTEYDQKNVMDLGNSEIERNRRLEMLIARRKARKSFKMNSIAGSGPRHPVMVARSNTFHVSKSSDDQIPGSAPSILLPTKNPFDLPYDPHEEKPNLMADSFHEEFMADHQKEFPFCRHESFSLGNSFQDNRQGQHEGRGSSRPKMQSGNKGNHDRLVDHLLFQGGETLRRNLSVTDLVTEEPQSSNQVANKQERDREVGTTRIKLIGEKMEQSHYKDPSLGNGSDIQMNKDANAIKHKKILSNPSSSAEDILNAKTAENSESIQPTTFKFPEVFYDRAPNSLPCPVPKARAVAEPSYDSSPSPIDNTRMEEHFFYKLKPGHTPNHSIASDMQVEVSEIGSPPLIEDGTASSNDDESLIYDGDSENEFTSGSEELWGSSPLAPKVQEHGKARGQIYEEGEEGMTEVEFSRVWDEPENPISSSMWPLSSSRAEISQEDQAHSMKIDPKLSNHVKDEVDEVREQRPSNASDVDEVEEVREERPSNSSDVVPPEHSLEGTRLMEGSMAHSPSEVYFPEPQESPSGSGNSAEEKKTNCDANETVTYDDREYLKSNENRHVGAENSIMQEVLGNLSEPAEGNNSTSNSNIKIESLFNSEKYVEGIGDETYDVNDSTFLISDRLEDSKSNEERDSGAERVMQAVIGDLSQPAVESNSESSNHIESKSLNSPEKSREEANINNVNDPPVQIKDRVEDFKDVDRDSERLTEDSDIQSILMPVEAEDNPTSTQGSKEDQSTIEVGVSVVNQPFTDPTTSATLPEFVAEQVSNNSSLSSSPKSVLAYRIPADIGSSSDFSQLVATDMEENLLMTATQDTSLAVNDSIDHPSIDRKSEKSEEPYDTQGKCTEEAIDMENMNGSVLDDEQIKENLKCRKNIEYESETLISNEASVELSEPLEEPQTADHLEGASARLVDNEASINLSKPDEEHVSSKVPGVLVEKEESTNPPRDVAGEVNHISDVSDPSINKNDDLEKLKSFEGSEGEPDQFSTGHEIFVEPLKPANITSLEGHEYSPGVLTENETIVASSQAIEEVDNSRTSKETDEFGTQIADEEIEDLLKPGEAVVSSETTKNVQGDPKDLIDQKAVLNPSTPAVDDDNILVTPEAKDSAADTIHNVNESEMSEFISNEKFKHVQDSEDESQRLDRQEDIMEPLKAVEVTNSESIRDIEGESKKLADDEVNVTIPSQPEGEINSSDDREKTEDPGKSIVQENGMDISEVSRGNDIARAVEDNKDKSEDKTEING; the protein is encoded by the exons ATGAAAATGGGCATTGATGCAAAGGAATTTCAAGCTTTCATGTGGAGAGTTGTTAAATTTTCCATAAATACTTGTACTGCATTGGCACAAAAATATCCCTTTGCTTCAGGTGTTTTGTTATCCTTGCTGATTTTATACCTGTTTCTTCCTTCAgtattctttttcttgatttactCTCTACCATTTCTTGGTTGCACTGCTGTTTTTATCCATTATTATTTGAATACACAACGTCCCAAAATCCAACACGGGGATGAGAGGAAGGAACATGGGATCTCTTCTATTGAATCTCGGAGACTGTTGCAGAGAAATGTCAACAAGAACAATATTGACGAATCGGATGCACATGCTGTTAAAGAGGAAAAGGATATGGTTTCCCCCATGATTTCAAATGATGAATTGATTGGTAGAACTGCCTTGGccgaagaaaaaccaaaaataatcatGGAGGAGAAAGAAAGCCGTGCTTTGAATAGCGGAGAAAGTTCCTCTCACAATGTGTCCATCGGTGAGAATATTTCAGAACTCGGCCAGGCGCCAAATCCTGATGCTGTCTCATGTGATGGCTTTAATGAGCAGCCTACAAAACTTCAAGTTGGTGGTGAAGTGGAGTTGGAGAGCTCAAGCTCCGAagcagatgatgatgatgaagaagaagaatcggAAAAGGGTGGGGAAAACGCTGTACAATGGACCGAGTATGATCAAAAGAATGTCATGGATCTTGGGAATTCCGAGATAGAAAGAAATAGGAGGCTGGAGATGCTAATTGCAAGACGTAAAGCAAGAAAGTCGTTCAAAATGAATAGTATTGCCGGTTCAGGTCCAAGGCATCCTGTTATGGTTGCCAGAAGCAACACTTTCCACGTTTCTAAGAGTTCAGATGACCAAATACCCGGTTCAGCCCCTTCCATTCTGTTACCAACCAAAAATCCATTTGACCTTCCATACGACCCACATGAAGAAAAGCCTAATCTAATGGCTGACAGTTTCCACGAAGAATTTATGGCAGATCACCAGAAAGAATTTCCCTTCTGCAGGCATGAGAGCTTCTCTTTGGGAAATTCTTTCCAGGATAACAGGCAAGGTCAACACGAGGGCCGAGGATCTTCTAGACCTAAAATGCAATCAG GCAATAAGGGAAATCATGATCGGCTGGTTGATCATTTATTATTTCAGGGTGGTGAAACCTTGCGCCGTAACTTAAGTGTTACTGATCTTGTGACAGAAGAACCCCAATCTTCCAACCAGGTAGCTAACAAACAGGAACGGGATAGAGAAGTTGGAACCACCAGGATCAAACTCATAGGTGAGAAGATGGAGCAATCTCATTACAAGGATCCAAGTTTAGGTAATGGAAGTGATATTCAAATGAACAAAGATGCGAATGCGATCAAGCACAAGAAAATTTTGTCAAACCCATCTTCTTCTGCAGAAGACATTCTTAATGCTAAGACAGCTGAAAATTCAGAAAGTATACAACCGACAACGTTCAAATTTCCCGAGGTGTTTTATGATCGGGCACCGAACTCTCTCCCTTGTCCAGTTCCTAAGGCTAGAGCTGTAGCTGAACCTTCGTATGATTCCAGCCCTTCTCCAATTGACAACACGAGAATGGAGGAACATTTCTTTTACAAGCTCAAGCCTGGGCATACCCCTAACCACTCCATAGCTTCTGACATGCAAGTGGAGGTCTCAGAAATTGGTTCACCCCCTCTGATTGAAGATGGAACTGCTTCATCCAATGATGACGAGTCCTTGATTTATGACGGGGATAGCGAGAACGAATTCACTTCTGGGAGTGAAGAACTGTGGGGTTCTTCGCCACTTGCACCAAAAGTTCAAGAACATGGAAAGGCACGTGGACAAATATACGAGGAAGGGGAAGAGGGTATGACAGAAGTAGAGTTCTCAAGGGTCTGGGACGAACCCGAGAAtccaatttcatcatcaatGTGGCCGTTATCATCTTCAAGAGCTGAAATATCTCAAGAGGATCAAGCCCATTCAATGAAAATTGATCCTAAACTATCTAATCATGTCAAGGACGAAGTTGATGAAGTAAGGGAGCAGAGGCCTTCTAATGCTTCTGATGTGGACGAAGTTGAAGAAGTAAGGGAGGAGAGGCCTTCTAATTCTTCTGATGTAGTTCCACCTGAACATTCCCTGGAAGGAACGCGATTGATGGAGGGTTCAATGGCTCACTCGCCTTCTGAAGTGTACTTTCCAGAACCGCAG GAATCACCGAGTGGTTCTGGGAATTctgcagaagagaagaaaacgaATTGCGATGCAAATGAAACAGTCACATATGATGATAGGGAATATTTGAAGTCAAATGAAAACAGACATGTTGGAGCTGAAAACTCCATTATGCAAGAAGTTTTAGGCAATCTATCAGAACCAGCTGAGGGAAATAATTCAACATCTAATAGCAATATCAAGATCGAATCATTGTTTAACTCTGAGAAGTATGTAGAGGGCATAGGTGACGAAACTTACGATGTAAATGATTCAACGTTCCTCATAAGTGATCGCTTAGAAGACTCGAaatcaaatgaagaaagagATAGTGGAGCTGAAAGAGTCATGCAAGCAGTCATAGGTGATTTGTCACAACCAGCTGTGGAAAGTAATTCAGAATCTAGCAATCATATAGAGAGTAAATCATTGAATTCTCCTGAGAAGTCTAGAGAGGAGGCAAACATCAACAATGTGAATGACCCACCAGTTCAAATTAAGGATCGTGTTGAAGACTTCAAAGATGTCGACCGAGATTCTGAAAGGCTGACAGAAGATTCAGACATTCAGAGCATTTTAATGCCAGTCGAAGCTGAAGACAACCCGACATCAACTCAAGGCAGTAAAGAAGATCAAAGTACAATAGAAGTTGGAGTTTCTGTGGTAAACCAACCTTTTACTGATCCAACTACATCAGCCACCCTGCCAGAATTTGTGGCTGAACAAGTTTCTAACAATTCAAGTTTATCCTCGTCTCCAAAGTCTGTTTTAGCATACAGGATCCCAGCAGATATAGGTTCTTCATCAGATTTCAGTCAACTGGTGGCCACTGATATGGAGGAAAATTTACTTATGACCGCAACTCAGGATACCAGTCTTGCGGTAAATGATTCAATAGATCACCCATCTATTGATAGAAAATCTGAAAAATCTGAG GAACCATATGACACTCAAGGGAAGTGTACTGAAGAAGCCATTGACATGGAGAACATGAATGGATCAGTGCTTGATGATGAGCAAATCAAGGAGAATTTAAAATGTAGGAAAAACATAGAATACGAATCAGAAACATTGATCAGTAACGAGGCTTCTGTAGAACTGTCAGAACCACTTGAAGAACCCCAAACTGCTGATCATCTTGAAGGTGCATCTGCAAGACTTGTGGACAATGAAGCAAGCATTAACCTATCAAAACCAGATGAGGAGCATGTCAGTTCAAAAGTTCCAGGAGTTTTAGTAGAAAAGGAG GAGTCAACAAATCCTCCAAGAGATGTTGCAGGAGAAGTTAATCACATCAGTGATGTTAGTGATCCATCAATAAATAAGAACGACGATTTGGAGAAGTTAAAGTCTTTTGAAGGCAGTGAAGGTGAACCTGATCAATTTTCAACTGGACATGAGATATTTGTGGAACCACTAAAACCAGCCAATATTACTTCCCTAGAAGGCCATGAGTACAGTCCTGGAGTATTAACTGAAAATGAAACAATTGTCGCATCATCTCAAGCAATCGAGGAAGTTGATAATTCAAGAACCAGCAAGGAAACTGATGAGTTTGGAACACAAATAGCAGACGAGGAAATTGAAGACTTGTTAAAGCCAGGAGAGGCTGTTGTCTCCTCAGAAACCACTAAGAATGTCCAAGGTGACCCTAAAGATTTAATTGATCAAAAGGCTGTCCTTAACCCATCAACACCAGCTGTTGATGACGACAACATCTTAGTGACTCCTGAAGCAAAG GACTCTGCAGCTGACACTATTCACAATGTGAATGAATCAGAGATGAGTGAATTTATCAGCAACGAGAAGTTCAAGCATGTACAAGACAGTGAAGACGAATCTCAAAGATTAGATAGACAAGAGGATATCATGGAACCACTTAAAGCAGTGGAGGTTACAAACTCAGAATCCATCAGAGATATTGAAGGTGAATCAAAAAAATTGGCCGACGATGAAGTTAATGTCACCATCCCATCGCAGCCAGAAGGGGAAATTAATAGTTCAGATGACAGAGAAAAAACCGAGGATCCTGGAAAGTCAATTGTTCAGGAGAATGGTATGGACATATCCGAGGTAAGCAGGGGTAACGATATTGCAAGGGCCGTTGAAGATAACAAAGATAAATCTGAAGACAAAACTGAGATCAATGGATAG